The Pseudomonas berkeleyensis genome includes a region encoding these proteins:
- a CDS encoding phosphatase domain-containing protein, producing the protein MNRFQQGLRLALAAVVFFSALLALPLSMAWGATTSAAPLHGVRPANWAQPLDTRINLYRMTPDLYRSALPAARDWPQLQALGIATVINFYQRGDEQWLGDPRVHQVHLPLRTDRIDDTDVIEVLRSIRQAQGRGTVLIHCKHGQNRTGLIAALYRVIYQNWSKEQALAEMRGGGFGGEERMGDAERYLRDADIPALRSALATGACSTSAWALCALKDRLLGAIEGGMKS; encoded by the coding sequence ATGAACAGATTCCAGCAAGGCTTGCGCCTGGCGTTGGCCGCCGTGGTTTTCTTCAGTGCGCTGTTGGCGCTGCCCTTGAGCATGGCGTGGGGCGCGACGACATCGGCGGCGCCCCTGCATGGCGTGCGCCCAGCCAACTGGGCGCAGCCACTGGATACCCGCATCAACCTGTATCGCATGACACCGGATCTGTATCGCAGCGCATTGCCTGCGGCGCGGGACTGGCCGCAATTGCAGGCGCTTGGCATTGCCACGGTGATCAACTTCTATCAGCGCGGTGACGAGCAATGGTTGGGTGATCCGCGCGTTCATCAGGTACACCTGCCGTTACGCACTGATCGTATCGATGACACCGACGTTATCGAGGTGCTGCGCAGCATCCGCCAGGCGCAGGGGCGCGGCACCGTACTTATTCACTGCAAACATGGGCAGAACCGTACCGGGCTGATCGCTGCCCTGTACCGGGTGATCTACCAGAACTGGAGCAAGGAGCAGGCGTTGGCAGAAATGCGCGGTGGCGGCTTTGGCGGCGAAGAGCGTATGGGCGACGCCGAGCGCTACCTGCGCGACGCTGACATTCCGGCGTTGCGTTCAGCATTGGCCACAGGTGCCTGCAGCACCAGCGCATGGGCGCTGTGCGCGCTCAAGGATCGGCTGCTCGGTGCAATCGAGGGGGGTATGAAGTCATGA
- a CDS encoding phosphatase PAP2 family protein: MSSRYFDFRLALGIPLLLMALLLVVDPSPVDFALARLFYEPGLGFIGRSSFWLEDILHDRAKQAVIVLGVLAIAGFLLSLMPTRLRAWRRQLGYLVLALGLSTSVVTPLKTLTGMHCPWSLSEFGGQEQFTPLLSERAPTANPGRCWPGGHASAGFSLLALFFVLRDRRPRAARIALVVALGLGSLFSLGRMLQGAHFLSHNLWTLLIDWVICVLSYRWLLYRAPVAQSAGNQVVWGETCR; this comes from the coding sequence ATGTCGTCTCGTTATTTCGATTTTCGCCTGGCGCTGGGTATACCGCTGCTGCTGATGGCGTTGTTGCTGGTAGTCGATCCCAGCCCCGTGGACTTTGCCCTGGCCCGTCTGTTCTACGAACCTGGGCTGGGCTTCATCGGCCGTAGCAGTTTCTGGCTCGAAGACATCCTGCATGACCGTGCCAAGCAGGCGGTTATCGTGCTCGGTGTGCTGGCCATCGCTGGCTTTCTGCTCAGCCTGATGCCGACACGGCTGCGTGCCTGGCGTCGACAGCTCGGTTATCTGGTACTGGCGCTGGGCCTGTCGACTTCGGTGGTCACGCCGCTGAAGACCCTGACCGGCATGCATTGCCCCTGGAGCCTGAGCGAGTTTGGCGGGCAGGAGCAGTTCACCCCGCTGCTGAGCGAGCGCGCACCCACCGCCAACCCGGGCCGATGCTGGCCAGGCGGGCATGCCTCGGCAGGATTCTCGCTGCTGGCACTGTTCTTCGTCTTGCGCGACCGCCGCCCGCGTGCCGCGCGAATCGCGCTGGTGGTGGCGCTGGGGCTGGGTTCGCTGTTTTCCCTGGGGCGGATGTTGCAGGGCGCGCACTTTCTCTCGCACAACTTGTGGACGCTGCTGATCGACTGGGTGATCTGTGTACTGAGCTATCGCTGGCTGCTTTACCGAGCGCCTGTCGCACAAAGCGCAGGAAATCAGGTGGTCTGGGGAGAAACCTGCCGATGA